GATTTCTAACCTACCCAAAAGCATACAAAAAGATAATAGCCATTTTCCAATCGGATGTAATAATGCATAATTTTCTGTTGGGCCAAAATCGCCAAGCGCTGGACCAATATTTCCAATTGATGATGCAGCAACACTGACAGCGGAAATGATATCTAAATCCATGGCCGTAAGGGTAATAGAAGTAATCGCAAAGATGGACACGTAAAAAAGAAAAAATCCGAGAGTATTTCGAATAATGTCCTCACTAATTAATCTTTTCCCAATTCGAATAGGAATTATTGCTTTTGTGTGTAGCATTCTTCGTGTTTCACTAGCGGCATATTTCAAAATTAACATAAATCTGATCGTTTTCATTCCACCACCTGTGGACCCTCCCATGCCTCCTATAAACATTAGGTTTAGTAATAAAAATTGAGCAAAAAAGGTCCAAAGTTCATAATCCGCAGAACCAAATCCGGTAGTTGTTAAAATAGAAACAGTTTGAAATAACGCATTCTGAAAATTACTGTGAGACCAATCATTTTTTGGAGCACCAAGTGTCAAAAAGATAATGAAAGTTATCGTCATAATTAATCCAAGGTAAAACAGAAATTCCTTATCTCTGAAATAGGTTTTTACATTTCCGGTAATTGCCCTGAAATGAAGTGTAAAATTCACACCGGCGATCATCATAAAGATGATGATTATATAATGTGTTACCGGATTTGCAAATGCCCCAATGCTAGCATTTTTTGTTGAGAACCCGCCTGTTGGCATGGTGGTAAATGCATGACAAACTGAATCAAACCAAGACATTCCGCTCATAGATAAAAGAATGATTTCAGCAAAAGTAAATCCGAGGTAAGTCATCCAAAGGAATCGAGCTGTTTCTTTAACACGTGGTCGAATTTTATCGGCAACCGGGCCGGGCATTTCTGCCTTAAAAAGTTGAACACCTCCAACTCCCAATAAAGGTAAAATTGCAATATAAAAAACTATGATACCCATTCCGCCAATCCATTGAATAAACGATCTCCAAAACAGTACACTCATTGGAAGACTTTCTATACCATTGGGTAAGTGAGGCATTGTGATTGGACTGCCAATGATAGTCGCACCGGTTGTTGTAACGCCGGACATTGCTTCAAAAAATGCGTCTGTAATATTTGGGATTGCGCCCGTCATGTAAAAAGGAATCGCAGAAATGATTGCGGTCGTTATCCAAGAAAATGCAACGATGGCAAATCCATCCCTATTGGTTAATCTGCGATCATTACGGAAAATAAACCATAATGGAACTCCAAATAATATGCAAAATCCTGAACTAAATAAAAACCCTGATTCCACACCTTCTCCATAATACCAAGAAATACCGGCGGGAATTAGAAGTGTAATTCCAAGCGATGCCATTAGCATTGCTAAGATATTAAGGATTGTTTTATAATTCATTAAGCCGAGAACAGCTTACGTAATTTCGGAATAGCTTTCTGCTTTGCAAACACAAGGACAATATCATCTTCGGTTAATTGTGACGATCCACGTGCTATACTTAAATGCCCATGGTGATTAATAATACCCACAATACTATCTTTGGGAAAATGAACCTCGGACAATGGAATGTCCATCACTTTACTTCCAGGCTCAGGACTGAATTCTAACACATCCACTTCTAATTCTTCAAATGAGGTAACCGCTGAATCTGAAAACCCACTTTTTATATTTTGCAGAATGGCATTTACGGTGGATATATTTTTACTAACCATGCAACCAATTCCAATTTCTTGAACAACAGGAAGATATTCTGTTGTATTAATGTGAATTATAGTCTGTTTTGTACCAAGATGGTGAGCTAACAATCCGCAAAGTAAATTGGTTTGCTCGCTTTGAGTTACAGAAATAAAACTATCTAATTCATGAATATTTTCAGATTTAAGGAATTCAACATCTGTTCCATCACTA
The genomic region above belongs to Candidatus Neomarinimicrobiota bacterium and contains:
- a CDS encoding TrkH family potassium uptake protein, which produces MASLGITLLIPAGISWYYGEGVESGFLFSSGFCILFGVPLWFIFRNDRRLTNRDGFAIVAFSWITTAIISAIPFYMTGAIPNITDAFFEAMSGVTTTGATIIGSPITMPHLPNGIESLPMSVLFWRSFIQWIGGMGIIVFYIAILPLLGVGGVQLFKAEMPGPVADKIRPRVKETARFLWMTYLGFTFAEIILLSMSGMSWFDSVCHAFTTMPTGGFSTKNASIGAFANPVTHYIIIIFMMIAGVNFTLHFRAITGNVKTYFRDKEFLFYLGLIMTITFIIFLTLGAPKNDWSHSNFQNALFQTVSILTTTGFGSADYELWTFFAQFLLLNLMFIGGMGGSTGGGMKTIRFMLILKYAASETRRMLHTKAIIPIRIGKRLISEDIIRNTLGFFLFYVSIFAITSITLTAMDLDIISAVSVAASSIGNIGPALGDFGPTENYALLHPIGKWLLSFCMLLGRLEIFTIMVIFSRVFWK